In Sphingomonas sp. R1, a single genomic region encodes these proteins:
- a CDS encoding threonine synthase yields the protein MQDNIRADRPSFVTHLECSMTGEQYAADALHQLSRVGRPLLVRYDLPGVTQALTRDTLEARPTDLWRWRELLPVRRAENIVSLGEIETPLIAIPKSGGAGAIVKDEGRLPTGSFKARGLVMAVSMARELGVTRIAMPTNGNAGAALAAYAARCGIETVILCPEETPEVNVREIAAQGARVYRVNGQIDECGAIVGRGAAEGRWFDFSTLKEPYRIEGKKTMGLELAAQCDWELPDAIFYPTGGGTGLIGMWKAFDELERLGWIGSKRPRMYAVQASGCAPIVRAYEAGAEHAERWENAATVAAGIRVPRAVGDFLILRAVRESGGRALAVGDPAILQAVDDCARKDGLLLCPEGGATLAAYRQAIRDGLVDPEERTVLFNCATGLKYPLPEAGTWLDKDAATDLGSL from the coding sequence ATGCAGGACAATATCCGGGCCGACCGGCCGAGCTTCGTCACCCATCTGGAATGCTCGATGACCGGCGAGCAATATGCGGCCGACGCGCTGCACCAGCTCTCCCGCGTCGGGCGCCCGCTGCTCGTCCGCTATGATCTGCCGGGCGTGACCCAAGCCCTGACGCGGGATACGCTCGAGGCGCGGCCGACGGACCTGTGGCGCTGGCGTGAGCTGCTGCCGGTGCGACGGGCCGAAAATATCGTATCGCTGGGCGAGATCGAGACGCCGCTGATCGCGATCCCCAAATCCGGCGGCGCGGGCGCGATCGTTAAGGACGAGGGGCGGCTTCCGACCGGATCGTTCAAGGCGCGCGGCCTCGTCATGGCCGTGAGCATGGCACGCGAGCTGGGCGTTACCCGGATCGCGATGCCGACCAACGGCAATGCAGGCGCGGCGCTGGCCGCCTATGCTGCGCGCTGCGGCATCGAGACAGTGATCCTCTGTCCGGAAGAAACGCCGGAGGTAAACGTCCGCGAGATCGCGGCGCAGGGCGCGCGCGTTTACCGGGTCAACGGCCAGATCGACGAGTGTGGCGCGATTGTGGGGCGGGGTGCTGCCGAGGGGCGCTGGTTCGACTTCTCGACGCTCAAGGAGCCGTACCGGATCGAGGGCAAGAAGACGATGGGGCTGGAGCTGGCCGCGCAGTGCGACTGGGAATTGCCCGATGCGATCTTCTACCCCACCGGCGGCGGCACCGGCCTGATCGGCATGTGGAAGGCGTTCGACGAGCTGGAGCGGCTGGGTTGGATCGGATCGAAGCGCCCGCGCATGTACGCGGTGCAGGCGTCCGGCTGCGCGCCGATCGTCCGCGCCTATGAGGCGGGCGCCGAGCATGCCGAGCGTTGGGAAAATGCCGCGACGGTGGCGGCGGGCATCCGCGTGCCGCGCGCGGTGGGCGATTTCCTGATCCTGCGGGCGGTGCGCGAGTCCGGTGGCCGCGCGCTGGCGGTGGGCGATCCCGCCATCCTGCAGGCGGTGGACGATTGCGCACGCAAGGACGGCCTGCTGCTTTGCCCCGAGGGTGGGGCGACGCTGGCGGCGTACCGACAGGCGATCCGCGACGGGCTGGTCGATCCCGAGGAGCGTACGGTGCTGTTCAATTGCGCGACCGGGCTCAAATATCCGCTGCCCGAAGCGGGGACCTGGCTGGACAAGGATGCTGCGACTGACCTCGGCAGCCTCTGA
- a CDS encoding nitroreductase — protein sequence MTFNDRTTPLTLLQTRRSGKPRDLAAPGPSPEQLDQMVAIAARTPDHGKLAPWRFVIVPDDARPALALKLVEILRAENAEATARDEEAAAQFATQAPALVVVLSAPVQPHKISLWEQELSAGAACMNLLHAAHAMGFAGGWLTGWPAYSPGVRDLFGSADQRIAGFVFLGTPARPLEERPRGDLSRIVYRWNP from the coding sequence ATGACCTTCAACGATCGCACGACGCCGCTCACGCTCCTTCAGACCCGCCGCTCGGGCAAGCCGCGCGATCTCGCCGCGCCGGGGCCGAGCCCGGAGCAGTTGGATCAGATGGTGGCAATCGCCGCGCGCACGCCCGATCACGGCAAGCTCGCCCCCTGGCGCTTCGTGATCGTGCCCGACGATGCAAGACCGGCGTTGGCGCTCAAGCTGGTCGAAATCCTGCGCGCCGAAAACGCGGAAGCGACCGCGCGCGACGAGGAGGCCGCGGCGCAGTTCGCCACCCAGGCTCCCGCGCTGGTGGTGGTACTCTCCGCGCCGGTGCAGCCGCACAAGATCTCGCTGTGGGAGCAGGAGCTGTCGGCCGGTGCGGCGTGCATGAACCTGCTCCATGCGGCCCATGCGATGGGATTTGCCGGCGGCTGGCTGACCGGCTGGCCGGCCTATTCGCCTGGCGTGCGAGACCTGTTCGGCAGCGCGGACCAGCGCATCGCCGGCTTCGTCTTCCTCGGGACGCCGGCGCGTCCTCTGGAGGAGCGTCCGCGCGGCGACCTGTCCCGGATCGTTTACCGGTGGAATCCCTGA
- a CDS encoding GntR family transcriptional regulator yields MTALEHEDSPVYLKLRAIIAAAILRGQYRAGDQLPSVRALAAEHGANPLTVAKAYQSFQDDGYVEVRRGVGMFVVAGAVERLRAAERERFLTGFWPRVKDHIALLGLDVRELLDGSHEIA; encoded by the coding sequence ATGACAGCCCTGGAGCACGAAGACAGCCCGGTCTACCTCAAGCTGCGCGCGATCATCGCCGCAGCGATCCTGCGCGGCCAGTACCGCGCCGGAGACCAGCTTCCGTCGGTTCGCGCGCTCGCCGCGGAACATGGTGCAAACCCGCTGACGGTGGCCAAGGCCTATCAGAGCTTTCAGGACGACGGCTATGTCGAGGTGCGCCGCGGCGTGGGCATGTTCGTTGTCGCCGGTGCGGTAGAGCGATTGCGGGCGGCGGAGCGTGAGCGCTTCCTCACCGGCTTCTGGCCGCGCGTGAAGGATCATATCGCGTTGCTCGGGCTGGACGTTCGCGAACTGCTTGATGGCAGCCACGAGATCGCCTGA
- the lepB gene encoding signal peptidase I, which produces MADEPRQGWLRTLGGWAATLGIFFLFQSAVARPYYIPSGSMMPSLRTGDRLVASKFPYGFSQASLMLHGRDIAATRLFGGTPARGDIVIVVRRGDGEDLIKRVIGLPGDTIAVRHGVVILNGKAVPRVAAGHAMIPVDAALPCDEGPIAAYRKPGPDGRLYCQPPLYRETLPGGASYDVIDLGDTALPNGYRSPGDTYGPVTVPAGHVFLMGDNRDQSADSRFGSDELGLGGPVPLETIAGRAEFVTLSYDGEGSWLNPLAYLASIRWDRTAGSLRPTHAD; this is translated from the coding sequence ATGGCCGACGAACCCCGGCAGGGCTGGCTCCGCACCCTGGGCGGCTGGGCCGCCACGCTGGGGATCTTCTTCCTGTTCCAGAGTGCGGTGGCGCGGCCCTATTACATTCCCTCGGGATCGATGATGCCAAGCCTGCGAACCGGCGATCGGCTGGTAGCGAGCAAATTCCCCTATGGCTTCTCGCAGGCCTCGCTGATGCTCCATGGCCGCGATATCGCGGCGACGCGGCTGTTCGGCGGCACTCCGGCGCGCGGCGACATCGTCATCGTCGTTCGCCGCGGCGATGGGGAGGATCTCATCAAGCGCGTCATCGGCCTGCCGGGGGACACGATCGCGGTCCGCCACGGCGTGGTGATCCTGAACGGCAAGGCGGTGCCGCGCGTGGCGGCCGGACATGCGATGATTCCGGTCGACGCCGCGTTGCCGTGCGACGAGGGACCGATCGCAGCCTACCGCAAACCTGGTCCGGACGGTCGGCTCTACTGCCAGCCGCCGCTGTACCGCGAGACGCTGCCGGGTGGCGCCAGCTACGATGTCATCGATCTGGGCGATACCGCGCTGCCGAACGGCTATCGGAGTCCCGGGGACACCTATGGGCCGGTCACGGTGCCGGCCGGCCATGTCTTTCTGATGGGCGACAATCGCGATCAGTCGGCAGACAGCCGCTTCGGATCGGACGAACTGGGCCTCGGCGGCCCCGTGCCGCTGGAGACGATCGCCGGTCGCGCGGAGTTCGTCACGCTCAGCTATGACGGCGAGGGATCGTGGCTGAACCCGCTCGCATATCTCGCCTCGATCCGCTGGGATCGCACCGCGGGTTCGCTACGGCCGACGCACGCGGATTGA